One region of Citrus sinensis cultivar Valencia sweet orange chromosome 6, DVS_A1.0, whole genome shotgun sequence genomic DNA includes:
- the LOC102626216 gene encoding BEL1-like homeodomain protein 1, translated as MATYFHGNPAEFQAPDGLQTLVLMNPTTYVQQQQQQHQQFSDTNHPPAPAPAHNSLIFLNSSAISPHAPPPPSHTQHFVGIPTTAHQDDSISPLHGLLPRVHYNLYNPNYPSPPARDTPRAKQGLSLSLSSHQHPAFGSQGGQTVSGEDIRVSGGSASSGSGVTNGVSGMQSVLLSSKYLKAAQELLDEVVNVNNSGISNKSEFSKKGSGNNNSNINKVIGESSAAAGDDGQSAGKRAAELSTAERQEIQMKKAKLINMLDEVEQRYRQYHHQMQIVISSFEQAAGIESAKTYTALALKTISKQFRCLKDAITGQIKAANKMLGEEDCVGSKIEGSRLKFVDHHLRQQRALQQLGMIQHNAWRPQRGLPERSVSVLRAWLFEHFLHPYPKDSDKQMLAKQTGLTRSQVSNWFINARVRLWKPMVEEMYLEEIKDQEQNGSEDKTSKSEHNEDSASKSTAAQEKNLVKETQNSKSFKSSEDNLTNQNVHSMISMSTIATSPIGGGNARNQSGFSLIGSSELEGLTQGSPKKPRNSDMNMMLSPSNVPSISIDVKPGGNEATNDLMPMKFDDDDRQSRDGYSFIGNQMNFIQGFGQYPIGEIGRFDAEQFTPRFSGNGVSLTLGLPHCENLSLSATHQSFLPSQNIQLGRRVEIGEPNEFGTINTQSPHASAAYENMNIQNRKRFAAQLLPDFVA; from the exons ATGGCAACGTACTTTCATGGGAACCCAGCTGAGTTTCAAGCCCCAGATGGGCTTCAAACCCTCGTACTTATGAACCCTACAACTTAcgttcaacaacaacaacagcaacacCAACAATTCTCCGACACAAATCATCCTCCGGCGCCGGCGCCGGCTCACAACAGCCTCATTTTCCTCAACTCCTCTGCCATCTCCCCTCACGCGCCGCCGCCACCTTCCCACACTCAACACTTCGTCGGCATCCCCACCACCGCTCATCAGGATGACTCCATCTCCCCTCTGCATGGACTCCTGCCGCGCGTCCACTACAACCTGTACAACCCCAATTACCCTAGTCCACCAGCGCGTGACACCCCACGCGCCAAGCAGGGACTGTCTTTGAGCCTCTCTTCCCACCAACACCCCGCCTTCGGCTCCCAGGGTGGTCAAACGGTTTCCGGAGAGGATATTAGGGTTTCTGGCGGGTCTGCATCGTCGGGTTCGGGTGTCACTAATGGGGTTTCCGGGATGCAAAGTGTGTTGTTGAGCTCTAAGTACTTGAAAGCTGCTCAGGAGCTGCTTGATGAAGTTGTTAATGTGAACAATAGTGGGATTAGCAACAAGAGTGAATTTTCAAAGAAGGGTAGTGGTAATAACAATAGCAATATCAATAAGGTGATCGGAGAGTCATCGGCGGCAGCCGGAGACGATGGTCAATCAGCCGGGAAACGTGCCGCGGAGCTTAGCACGGCGGAGAGGCAAGAAATTCAGATGAAGAAAGCTAAGCTTATTAATATGCTTGATGAG GTGGAGCAAAGGTACCGGCAGTACCATCACCAGATGCAGATAGTGATTTCATCATTTGAACAAGCAGCAGGAATTGAGTCAGCAAAGACATACACAGCACTTGCTCTCAAGACAATTTCAAAGCAATTCCGGTGCTTGAAAGATGCAATTACAGGCCAAATTAAGGCGGCAAATAAGATGCTGGGTGAGGAGGATTGCGTCGGGAGCAAGATTGAAGGCTCCAGGCTCAAATTTGTCGACCACCATCTTCGTCAACAAAGGGCTCTTCAACAATTGGGAATGATCCAGCACAATGCTTGGAGACCCCAAAGAGGATTGCCTGAAAGATCTGTCTCAGTTCTTCGCGCTTGGCTCTTCGAACACTTCCTTCACCC GTATCCGAAAGATTCGGACAAGCAGATGCTGGCAAAACAAACAGGGCTTACCAGGAGCCAg GTGTCTAATTGGTTCATAAATGCACGAGTTCGGCTGTGGAAACCAATGGTTGAGGAAATGTACTTGGAGGAAATTAAAGATCAAGAACAGAATGGATCAGAAGACAAAACAAGCAAGAGTGAACACAATGAGGATTCGGCATCCAAGTCCACTGCTGCACAAGAGAAAAATCTTGTGAAGGAAACTCAAAACTCGAAGAGTTTCAAATCCAGTGAGGATAATTTGACAAACCAGAATGTTCATTCTATGATTTCAATGTCCACAATTGCAACATCTCCTATCGGAGGAGGGAATGCGAGAAACCAGTCAGGATTTTCACTCATTGGATCATCAGAATTGGAGGGATTGACACAAGGGAGTCCAAAGAAGCCGCGGAACAGTGACATGAACATGATGCTGTCACCAAGCAATGTGCCATCTATCAGCATTGATGTGAAGCCTGGTGGTAATGAGGCTACTAATGATCTTATGCCGAtgaaatttgatgatgatgataggCAGAGTCGAGATGGATACTCATTCATTGGAAACCAAATGAACTTCATTCAAGGGTTTGGGCAGTACCCGATTGGTGAAATTGGAAGGTTTGATGCGGAGCAATTCACTCCAAGGTTTTCGGGCAATGGCGTGTCACTTACGCTTGGGCTCCCACACTGTGAGAATCTCTCATTGTCAGCAACTCATCAAAGTTTTCTCCCAAGTCAAAACATTCAACTTGGAAGGAGGGTCGAAATTGGTGAGCCTAATGAGTTTGGTACCATAAACACTCAGTCTCCTCACGCTTCGGCCGCTTATGAAAACATGAATATACAGAACAGGAAGAGGTTCGCAGCACAACTGTTGCCTGACTTTGTTGCATGA